TCGTAAACTTCTTCCTCGGTGGCACAGTAAAGATATTCGGATTCGTCCTTCATATTGCCGTCGCTATCGACCGGACGTAAGGCATGCTCGTTGAGGCTGTAACCTTGCTTGAGGGCGATTTCGCGGATACGGATATTGTGAGCCTGGCTGCCTGTGAAGTACTGTAACGCCGTCCCAAAGCGCTCTCTCGGCAATACGCGCAGATCAACCTGTAAGCCTGTACGCAGTTCAACAGAGCTTTTGGTTGGGCCCTGGCCTAATATCCGTGCCACACGGCTCATACTGACGAAGTGTTCCATGATGGGTGCGGCTTCATCGCTGACGACCAGTAAATCTAAATCGCCAATTGTTGGGCGTCCTCGACGCAGACTGCCTGCGACAATACCCTGTTCAACCTGGGGTAGTTCCAATAGCTCGTTCAGGATTGCATCTGCTGCATTCTGGGCAGCACCAATAGGTGTACGCCCTCTGTTCCGAGAGAGTGCATTAATGCCATCGAGGATCTTTTGCTCGCTTTTGGCACCCATGCCAGACAAATTGCGAAGTTTACCTTCCTGGGCGGCCTTTTCCAGATCTGGCAGGGTCGTAATGTTGAGTTCATCCCAGAAGAGCTTTGCTTTTTTTGGCCCGACGCCATTGATACGCTTAATTTCCAGCAGCGTTTCTGGCACTTCGGCGCGCAGCTTTTCGTAAAACTGGAGTTGACCTGTCTCCAATAATTCCTTGATTTTATCGCCAATGGCTTTACCAACACCGGGGATATCGGTCAGAGTGCCATCATCAACATAAGCCTGTAAATCACGGGGTAAATCCGTAAGTGTTTCTCCGGCGCGGCGGTAGGAAAGATACTTAAAGCGGTTCTCGCCGTTGATTTCCATCATGTCAGCGATATTGTCAAAAATGTCTGCAATTTCTTGATTTGTGAGGGCCAAATGATTGCTCCCAGGCTATCTATAAATGGGTACTTTTGGCTAGAACGTTTGTCTTACTTATTATACCTTTGCGGCTCATTTTGGGCAATCTGTTAGCAAAAGCTTGA
The Phototrophicus methaneseepsis DNA segment above includes these coding regions:
- the polX gene encoding DNA polymerase/3'-5' exonuclease PolX, which codes for MALTNQEIADIFDNIADMMEINGENRFKYLSYRRAGETLTDLPRDLQAYVDDGTLTDIPGVGKAIGDKIKELLETGQLQFYEKLRAEVPETLLEIKRINGVGPKKAKLFWDELNITTLPDLEKAAQEGKLRNLSGMGAKSEQKILDGINALSRNRGRTPIGAAQNAADAILNELLELPQVEQGIVAGSLRRGRPTIGDLDLLVVSDEAAPIMEHFVSMSRVARILGQGPTKSSVELRTGLQVDLRVLPRERFGTALQYFTGSQAHNIRIREIALKQGYSLNEHALRPVDSDGNMKDESEYLYCATEEEVYEAIGLPWIPPEIREDQGEIEAAQQGKLPHLITTDHLIADLHMHTTASDGTLTIREMAEAARERGIQYIVITDHSQRNIIANGLSTERVLEQQKEVRQIDESYGDDFHILHGIEMDILEDGSMDYPDEVLAQLDFVVASLHFGLTQDRATVTQRLINAISNPHIDCIGHMTGRLIGSRPGADIDFDAVFSAAVEHGTILEINANPMRLDLDAQYARRAIELGIPLAINTDAHSANQMDLRSYGILTARRAWAEPENVVNTWPFARFLDWIRARG